One Candidatus Sulfurimonas baltica DNA segment encodes these proteins:
- a CDS encoding CBU_0592 family membrane protein, whose translation MENLFYYDYLGIFGVFIVLVTYFLLQLEKVQSTSLSYSLLNVFGSLLILYSLMFNWNISSFIIEFFWILISLFGVWKYIKINNTK comes from the coding sequence ATGGAAAATCTATTTTACTATGATTATTTAGGAATATTTGGTGTGTTTATTGTATTGGTTACATATTTTTTACTTCAACTTGAAAAAGTACAATCTACATCACTGTCTTACTCTTTATTAAATGTATTTGGTTCATTGTTGATTTTATACTCATTGATGTTCAATTGGAATATATCATCATTTATTATTGAATTTTTTTGGATATTAATAAGTTTATTTGGTGTTTGGAAATATATAAAAATAAATAATACTAAATAA
- a CDS encoding TraM recognition domain-containing protein has protein sequence MAGFIKENIPEATPIVLNDFRHALCIGETGCGKTTSFMLPNISSRIQENYGMFIVDIKGSLHSHVKAIASKYGRLNDVIEIGVPWGEKINVFENISRSLFLNTLSEINGKEGDKFWITSALNLAGQIYDIFAIAKNLELLLKNKNDLNFKYRFEPKSISMIVSSFSSLNEFILDCTIIRYSLDLEKILELVDHGVSEYDIYLIRQFSKEFESTLEKINDFYKDIDQDSPSSGSGAVLFTLRSLIYLFSQNGLDGKYELKELLEDGKIVILHAETYDENLTSSIINILYNRLLLRNNDKPITLFIDEFQRSVSKRNLPHIDLFREMKVELIASMQNIEQLENKLGKTTCNEFLGNILHNYEYANHRENSLDTFEYEYKNKKSLAKPMFIDEKEKVLAQIKWQNLGKNPLPLGWIYFRPDGYKRMIIVNTQTKETKYHYMLEEKDRLLQNELVKVKENKIISVA, from the coding sequence ATGGCAGGATTTATAAAAGAGAACATTCCTGAAGCAACACCAATTGTGCTAAATGATTTCAGGCATGCTCTATGTATTGGCGAAACAGGATGCGGGAAAACAACTTCTTTTATGTTGCCAAATATATCTAGTAGAATTCAAGAAAATTATGGGATGTTTATTGTTGATATCAAAGGGAGCTTGCATTCACATGTTAAAGCTATAGCATCCAAATATGGTAGGCTTAACGATGTAATAGAGATAGGTGTACCATGGGGCGAAAAAATAAATGTATTTGAAAATATATCAAGATCCCTTTTTTTAAACACATTAAGTGAGATAAATGGAAAAGAAGGGGATAAATTTTGGATAACATCAGCACTAAATTTAGCAGGACAAATATATGATATATTTGCAATTGCTAAAAATTTAGAATTATTGCTCAAAAACAAAAATGATTTAAATTTCAAGTACCGTTTTGAGCCTAAATCTATAAGTATGATTGTATCAAGTTTCTCTTCTCTTAACGAGTTTATACTTGATTGTACAATTATAAGATATTCCTTGGATCTTGAGAAAATTTTAGAACTTGTTGATCATGGAGTAAGCGAATATGATATTTATCTCATAAGACAATTTTCTAAGGAATTTGAAAGCACATTAGAAAAAATCAATGATTTTTATAAAGATATTGATCAAGACTCTCCTTCTTCTGGCTCAGGAGCTGTTTTATTTACTCTTCGTAGTCTTATTTATCTTTTTTCTCAAAATGGGCTAGATGGTAAATATGAGTTAAAAGAATTGTTAGAAGATGGAAAAATTGTAATTTTACATGCAGAAACATATGATGAGAATCTTACTTCATCAATTATAAATATATTATATAATAGACTTTTGCTCCGCAATAATGACAAGCCAATCACACTGTTTATAGATGAGTTTCAAAGAAGTGTAAGTAAAAGAAATCTTCCTCATATAGACCTTTTCCGTGAGATGAAAGTTGAGTTAATCGCAAGTATGCAAAATATAGAGCAGCTTGAAAATAAATTAGGAAAAACAACATGTAATGAATTTTTAGGAAATATATTACATAATTATGAGTATGCCAACCATAGAGAGAATTCACTAGATACTTTTGAATATGAATATAAGAATAAAAAGTCGTTAGCAAAACCAATGTTTATAGATGAGAAAGAGAAAGTATTAGCTCAAATTAAATGGCAAAATTTAGGAAAAAATCCACTGCCTTTAGGTTGGATATATTTTCGACCAGATGGATATAAGCGAATGATTATTGTTAATACACAAACAAAAGAAACTAAATATCACTACATGTTAGAAGAAAAAGACAGATTATTACAAAATGAATTAGTTAAAGTCAAGGAAAATAAAATAATATCGGTTGCTTAA
- a CDS encoding inositol monophosphatase family protein: protein MRNIYLIIAKQIVEEAGRIIREARETNTFSFEFKSDESPISNIDQQIQDYMTKRLKDSFDIQVMGEENCDEIDATKPYWAIDPIDGTWSFITHENTSAINLSLIENGEVIVGIVYNPFTNEFFQTEKGAKSYIGMLTLPLRNNLTVAVVNFKPEREHPIVKSLNQLFKEDKVKKLTSIGGSITYSMCMVAKGAFSNYIAYFNSYSNAWDLSAACLIINNSGGFVTDLDGVEIDPIHHKGYIVASANAQARDDFLAMINPLLIEEEK, encoded by the coding sequence ATGAGAAATATATATTTAATCATAGCAAAACAAATCGTTGAGGAAGCAGGACGAATAATAAGAGAAGCTAGAGAGACAAATACTTTTAGTTTTGAGTTTAAATCAGATGAGTCTCCAATAAGCAATATAGACCAACAAATACAAGACTATATGACTAAGCGACTTAAAGATAGTTTTGATATTCAAGTTATGGGTGAAGAGAATTGTGACGAGATTGATGCAACTAAACCTTACTGGGCGATAGATCCTATTGATGGAACTTGGTCATTTATTACACATGAGAATACATCTGCAATAAACTTGTCTTTAATTGAAAATGGTGAAGTTATTGTTGGTATTGTTTACAACCCTTTTACAAATGAGTTTTTCCAAACTGAAAAAGGTGCCAAATCTTATATAGGTATGTTAACATTGCCCTTAAGAAACAATCTTACTGTTGCAGTTGTAAATTTTAAACCTGAACGTGAACACCCGATTGTGAAAAGTTTAAACCAACTTTTTAAAGAGGACAAGGTGAAAAAACTTACATCAATAGGCGGTTCTATCACTTACTCTATGTGCATGGTCGCAAAGGGTGCATTTAGCAACTATATAGCTTATTTCAATTCATACTCTAATGCTTGGGACTTATCTGCAGCTTGTCTTATTATAAACAACAGTGGTGGTTTTGTGACTGATTTAGATGGAGTAGAAATAGATCCGATTCACCACAAGGGTTATATAGTTGCTAGTGCAAATGCGCAGGCCAGAGATGACTTTTTAGCAATGATAAATCCACTATTAATTGAAGAAGAAAAATGA
- a CDS encoding metallophosphoesterase: MRTIIYGDIHGCLDEFKTLREELKITNEDTEIIVGDLLDRGPFSNEVITFVREEKIGLVLGNHEYKYIRYKKHDELSKQTGKKNPMLFNEQKLSIYENISDEDMAYLEAAPFFIKIDNTVILHAGITNKISLENANKKDQEALLRIRTLDENQKTLALGRTAWNARFWSEWYDGNQGIIVYGHEVFDKVKIDNYSFGIDTGCVYGGKLTALEIYDTKEPMLNYNIVQVSALQKYADKK; this comes from the coding sequence ATGAGAACAATAATATATGGTGATATTCATGGTTGTTTAGATGAATTTAAAACTCTTCGTGAAGAACTTAAAATAACTAATGAAGACACCGAAATTATAGTAGGAGATCTTTTAGATAGAGGACCTTTTTCAAATGAGGTGATTACTTTTGTAAGAGAAGAAAAAATAGGTTTAGTTCTAGGAAATCATGAATATAAGTACATACGATACAAAAAGCATGATGAACTCTCAAAGCAAACGGGTAAAAAAAATCCTATGCTTTTTAATGAGCAAAAACTATCAATTTATGAAAATATTTCAGATGAAGATATGGCATACTTAGAAGCAGCTCCTTTTTTTATCAAAATTGATAATACGGTTATTCTTCATGCAGGAATTACAAATAAAATAAGTCTTGAAAATGCAAATAAAAAAGACCAAGAAGCACTATTGCGCATAAGAACTCTTGATGAAAATCAGAAAACATTGGCCTTGGGTCGAACAGCATGGAATGCAAGATTTTGGAGTGAATGGTATGATGGAAATCAAGGAATTATTGTTTATGGACATGAAGTTTTTGATAAGGTAAAGATAGATAATTATTCATTTGGTATAGATACAGGGTGTGTGTATGGCGGTAAGCTAACAGCCTTAGAGATCTATGATACTAAAGAGCCGATGTTGAATTATAATATTGTTCAAGTCAGTGCATTGCAAAAATATGCAGATAAAAAATGA
- a CDS encoding ankyrin repeat domain-containing protein, whose protein sequence is METSNDKKIALIVAANDGNKETVELLLAQGANIESADDDGKTALIYAALGERKERIEFLLSKSANIEAADNNGRTALILAAAFSEDKEIVMFLLSKGADIEAADNDGKTALIFVVDVFYERKEIVELLLSKGANIESTDNNGKTALITAASNGHKEIIELLLDHGANIKATDNYGNTAYTHATVKGHKDVFNLLSY, encoded by the coding sequence ATGGAAACTTCTAATGATAAAAAAATAGCATTAATTGTTGCTGCTAATGATGGAAATAAAGAAACAGTTGAATTACTTCTTGCGCAGGGCGCAAATATAGAATCAGCTGATGATGATGGAAAGACAGCATTAATTTATGCTGCTCTTGGTGAACGCAAAGAGAGAATTGAGTTTCTTCTTAGTAAAAGTGCAAATATAGAAGCAGCTGATAATAATGGAAGGACAGCATTAATCCTTGCTGCTGCTTTTAGTGAAGACAAAGAAATAGTTATGTTTCTTCTTAGTAAAGGTGCAGATATAGAAGCAGCTGATAATGATGGGAAAACAGCATTAATTTTTGTTGTTGATGTTTTTTATGAACGCAAAGAAATAGTTGAATTACTTCTTAGCAAAGGTGCGAATATAGAATCCACTGACAATAATGGGAAAACAGCGTTGATTACAGCTGCTAGTAATGGACACAAAGAAATAATTGAATTACTTCTTGATCATGGTGCAAATATAAAAGCCACTGATAATTATGGGAATACAGCATATACTCATGCTACTGTTAAAGGGCATAAAGATGTGTTCAATTTATTATCATATTAA